One window of Equus quagga isolate Etosha38 chromosome 4, UCLA_HA_Equagga_1.0, whole genome shotgun sequence genomic DNA carries:
- the CCNT2 gene encoding cyclin-T2 isoform X5 translates to MLLKIFSSIENDGALVIFVSTSKDLAQTSYFMATNSLHLTTFCLQYKPTVIACVCIHLACKWSNWEIPVSTDGKHWWEYVDPTVTLELLDELTHEFLQILEKTPSRLKRIRNWRANQAAKKPKVDGQVSETPLLGSSLVQNSILVDSVTGVPTNPSFQKPSTSAFPAPVPLNSGNISVQDSHTSDNLSMLATGIPSTSYGLSSHQEWPQHQESARTEQMYSQKQETSLSSSQYSINFQQGPSVSLHSGLHHRPDKISDHSSIKQEYTHKAGSSKHHGPISATPGVIPQKMSLDKYREKRKLETLDLDVRDHYIAAQVEQQHKHVQSQAASSSSVTSPIKMKIPITNTEKPEKYMADKKEKSGSLKLRIPIPPTDKSASKEELKMKIKVSSSERHSSSDESSGKSKHSSPHISRDHKEKHKEHPSNRHHPSSHKHSHSHSGSSSGGSKHSADGIPPTVLRSPVGLSSDGISSSSSSSRKKLHINDASHNHHSKMSKSSKSSGSSSSSSSSVKQYISSHNSVFNHPLPPPPPVTYQVGYGHLSTLVKLDKKPVETNGPDVNHEYSTNSQHMDYKDTFDMLDSLLSAQGMNM, encoded by the exons ATGTTGTTGAAGATTTTCAGTAGTATAGAAAATGATGGCGCTCTTGTGATATTTGTAAGTA caAGCAAGGATTTGGCACAGACATCCTATTTCATGGCTACCAACAG TCTACATCTTACAACCTTCTGTCTTCAGTACAAACCAACAGTGATAGCATGTGTATGCATTCATTTGGCTTGCAAATGGTCCAATTGGGAGATTCCTGTGTCAACTGATGGAAAACATTGGTGGGAATATGTGGATCCTACAGTTACTCTAGAATTACTAGATG agttaaCACATGAGTTTCTACAAATATTGGAGAAAACGCCTAGTAGGTTGAAGAGGATTCGAAACTGGAGG gCTAATCAGGCGGCCAAGAAACCAAAAGTAGATGGACAAGTATCAGAAACGCCACTTCTTGGTTCATCTTTGGTCCAGAATTCCATTTTAGTAGATAGTGTTACTGGTGTGCCTACAAACCCAAGTTTTCAGAAACCATCTACATCAGCATTCCCTGCACCAGTACCTCTcaattcaggaaatatttctgttcaagacagccatacatctgataaTTTGTCAATGCTAGCAACAGGAATACCAAGTACCTCATATGGTTTGTCATCACACCAAGAATGGCCTCAACACCAAGAATCAGCAAGGACAGAACAGATGTATTCACAGAAACAGGAGACATCTTTGTCTAGTAGCCAGTACAGCATCAACTTTCAGCAGGGACCTTCTGTGTCACTGCATTCAGGATTACATCACAGACCTGACAAAATTTCTGATCATTCTTCTATTAAGCAAGAATATACTCATAAAGCAGGGAGCAGTAAACACCATGGGCCAATTTCTGCTACTCCTGGAGTAATTCCTCAGAAAATGTCTTTagataaatatagagaaaaacgTAAGCTAGAAACTCTTGATCTGGATGTAAGAGATCATTATATAGCTGCCCAGGTAGAACAGCAACACAAACACGTGCAGTCACAGGCAGCCAGCAGCAGTTCTGTAACTTCtcccattaaaatgaaaattcccaTCACAAATACTGAAAAACCTGAAAAATACATGGCAGATAAGAAGGAAAAGAGTGGATCGCTGAAATTACGGATTCCAATACCCCCCACTGATAAAAGTGCCAGtaaagaagaactgaaaatgaagataaaagtcTCTTCCTCAGAAAGACACAGCTCTTCCGATGAAAGCAGTGGGAAGAGCAAGCATTCCAGCCCACACATTAGCAGAGACCATAAGGAGAAGCACAAGGAGCATCCCTCCAACCGCCACCACCCCAGCAGCCACAAGCATTCCCACTCACatagtggcagcagcagtggtggcagcaaACACAGTGCTGATGGAATACCACCCACTGTTCTGAGGAGTCCTGTTGGCCTGAGCAGTGATGGCATTTCTTCTAGTTCCAGCTCTTCAAGGAAGAAGCTGCATATCAATGATGCATCTCACAACCACCACTCCAAAATGAGCAAAAGTTCCAAAAGTTCAGGTAGTTCATCtagttcttcctcctctgttaaGCAGTATATATCCTCTCACAACTCTGTTTTTAACCATCCCttaccccctcctccccctgtcACATACCAGGTGGGCTACGGACATCTCAGCACCCTCGTGAAACTGGACAAGAAGCCAGTGGAGACCAACGGTCCTGATGTCAATCACGAGTACAGTACAAACAGCCAGCATATGGACTACAAAGACACATTCGACATGCTGGACTCGCTGTTAAGTGCCCAAGGAATGAACATGTAA
- the CCNT2 gene encoding cyclin-T2 isoform X2 — protein sequence MIRSSSQLTINTAIVYMHRFYMHHSFTKFNRNIISPTALFLAAKVEEQARKLEHVIKVAHACLHPLEPLLDTKCDAYLQQTQELVLLETIMLQTLGFEITIEHPHTDVVKCTQLVRASKDLAQTSYFMATNSLHLTTFCLQYKPTVIACVCIHLACKWSNWEIPVSTDGKHWWEYVDPTVTLELLDELTHEFLQILEKTPSRLKRIRNWRANQAAKKPKVDGQVSETPLLGSSLVQNSILVDSVTGVPTNPSFQKPSTSAFPAPVPLNSGNISVQDSHTSDNLSMLATGIPSTSYGLSSHQEWPQHQESARTEQMYSQKQETSLSSSQYSINFQQGPSVSLHSGLHHRPDKISDHSSIKQEYTHKAGSSKHHGPISATPGVIPQKMSLDKYREKRKLETLDLDVRDHYIAAQVEQQHKHVQSQAASSSSVTSPIKMKIPITNTEKPEKYMADKKEKSGSLKLRIPIPPTDKSASKEELKMKIKVSSSERHSSSDESSGKSKHSSPHISRDHKEKHKEHPSNRHHPSSHKHSHSHSGSSSGGSKHSADGIPPTVLRSPVGLSSDGISSSSSSSRKKLHINDASHNHHSKMSKSSKSSGSSSSSSSSVKQYISSHNSVFNHPLPPPPPVTYQVGYGHLSTLVKLDKKPVETNGPDVNHEYSTNSQHMDYKDTFDMLDSLLSAQGMNM from the exons ATGATACGTTCCAGCTCTCAGCTTACAATAAACACTGCAATTGTTTATATGCACAGATTTTATATGCACCATTCTTTCACCAAATTCAATAGAAAT ATAATATCACCTACTGCATTATTTTTGGCTGCAAAAGTGGAAGAACAGGCTCGAAAACTTGAACATGTTATCAAAGTAGCACATGCTTGTCTTCATCCCCTAGAGCCACTGCTGGATACTAAATGTGAT GCTTACCTTCAACAGACTCAAGAACTGGTTTTACTTGAAACCATAATGCTACAAACcctag GTTTTGAGATCACCATTGAACACCCACACACAGATGTGGTGAAATGTACCCAGTTAGTAAGAG caAGCAAGGATTTGGCACAGACATCCTATTTCATGGCTACCAACAG TCTACATCTTACAACCTTCTGTCTTCAGTACAAACCAACAGTGATAGCATGTGTATGCATTCATTTGGCTTGCAAATGGTCCAATTGGGAGATTCCTGTGTCAACTGATGGAAAACATTGGTGGGAATATGTGGATCCTACAGTTACTCTAGAATTACTAGATG agttaaCACATGAGTTTCTACAAATATTGGAGAAAACGCCTAGTAGGTTGAAGAGGATTCGAAACTGGAGG gCTAATCAGGCGGCCAAGAAACCAAAAGTAGATGGACAAGTATCAGAAACGCCACTTCTTGGTTCATCTTTGGTCCAGAATTCCATTTTAGTAGATAGTGTTACTGGTGTGCCTACAAACCCAAGTTTTCAGAAACCATCTACATCAGCATTCCCTGCACCAGTACCTCTcaattcaggaaatatttctgttcaagacagccatacatctgataaTTTGTCAATGCTAGCAACAGGAATACCAAGTACCTCATATGGTTTGTCATCACACCAAGAATGGCCTCAACACCAAGAATCAGCAAGGACAGAACAGATGTATTCACAGAAACAGGAGACATCTTTGTCTAGTAGCCAGTACAGCATCAACTTTCAGCAGGGACCTTCTGTGTCACTGCATTCAGGATTACATCACAGACCTGACAAAATTTCTGATCATTCTTCTATTAAGCAAGAATATACTCATAAAGCAGGGAGCAGTAAACACCATGGGCCAATTTCTGCTACTCCTGGAGTAATTCCTCAGAAAATGTCTTTagataaatatagagaaaaacgTAAGCTAGAAACTCTTGATCTGGATGTAAGAGATCATTATATAGCTGCCCAGGTAGAACAGCAACACAAACACGTGCAGTCACAGGCAGCCAGCAGCAGTTCTGTAACTTCtcccattaaaatgaaaattcccaTCACAAATACTGAAAAACCTGAAAAATACATGGCAGATAAGAAGGAAAAGAGTGGATCGCTGAAATTACGGATTCCAATACCCCCCACTGATAAAAGTGCCAGtaaagaagaactgaaaatgaagataaaagtcTCTTCCTCAGAAAGACACAGCTCTTCCGATGAAAGCAGTGGGAAGAGCAAGCATTCCAGCCCACACATTAGCAGAGACCATAAGGAGAAGCACAAGGAGCATCCCTCCAACCGCCACCACCCCAGCAGCCACAAGCATTCCCACTCACatagtggcagcagcagtggtggcagcaaACACAGTGCTGATGGAATACCACCCACTGTTCTGAGGAGTCCTGTTGGCCTGAGCAGTGATGGCATTTCTTCTAGTTCCAGCTCTTCAAGGAAGAAGCTGCATATCAATGATGCATCTCACAACCACCACTCCAAAATGAGCAAAAGTTCCAAAAGTTCAGGTAGTTCATCtagttcttcctcctctgttaaGCAGTATATATCCTCTCACAACTCTGTTTTTAACCATCCCttaccccctcctccccctgtcACATACCAGGTGGGCTACGGACATCTCAGCACCCTCGTGAAACTGGACAAGAAGCCAGTGGAGACCAACGGTCCTGATGTCAATCACGAGTACAGTACAAACAGCCAGCATATGGACTACAAAGACACATTCGACATGCTGGACTCGCTGTTAAGTGCCCAAGGAATGAACATGTAA
- the CCNT2 gene encoding cyclin-T2 isoform X4 yields the protein MLQTLGFEITIEHPHTDVVKCTQLVRASKDLAQTSYFMATNSLHLTTFCLQYKPTVIACVCIHLACKWSNWEIPVSTDGKHWWEYVDPTVTLELLDELTHEFLQILEKTPSRLKRIRNWRANQAAKKPKVDGQVSETPLLGSSLVQNSILVDSVTGVPTNPSFQKPSTSAFPAPVPLNSGNISVQDSHTSDNLSMLATGIPSTSYGLSSHQEWPQHQESARTEQMYSQKQETSLSSSQYSINFQQGPSVSLHSGLHHRPDKISDHSSIKQEYTHKAGSSKHHGPISATPGVIPQKMSLDKYREKRKLETLDLDVRDHYIAAQVEQQHKHVQSQAASSSSVTSPIKMKIPITNTEKPEKYMADKKEKSGSLKLRIPIPPTDKSASKEELKMKIKVSSSERHSSSDESSGKSKHSSPHISRDHKEKHKEHPSNRHHPSSHKHSHSHSGSSSGGSKHSADGIPPTVLRSPVGLSSDGISSSSSSSRKKLHINDASHNHHSKMSKSSKSSGSSSSSSSSVKQYISSHNSVFNHPLPPPPPVTYQVGYGHLSTLVKLDKKPVETNGPDVNHEYSTNSQHMDYKDTFDMLDSLLSAQGMNM from the exons ATGCTACAAACcctag GTTTTGAGATCACCATTGAACACCCACACACAGATGTGGTGAAATGTACCCAGTTAGTAAGAG caAGCAAGGATTTGGCACAGACATCCTATTTCATGGCTACCAACAG TCTACATCTTACAACCTTCTGTCTTCAGTACAAACCAACAGTGATAGCATGTGTATGCATTCATTTGGCTTGCAAATGGTCCAATTGGGAGATTCCTGTGTCAACTGATGGAAAACATTGGTGGGAATATGTGGATCCTACAGTTACTCTAGAATTACTAGATG agttaaCACATGAGTTTCTACAAATATTGGAGAAAACGCCTAGTAGGTTGAAGAGGATTCGAAACTGGAGG gCTAATCAGGCGGCCAAGAAACCAAAAGTAGATGGACAAGTATCAGAAACGCCACTTCTTGGTTCATCTTTGGTCCAGAATTCCATTTTAGTAGATAGTGTTACTGGTGTGCCTACAAACCCAAGTTTTCAGAAACCATCTACATCAGCATTCCCTGCACCAGTACCTCTcaattcaggaaatatttctgttcaagacagccatacatctgataaTTTGTCAATGCTAGCAACAGGAATACCAAGTACCTCATATGGTTTGTCATCACACCAAGAATGGCCTCAACACCAAGAATCAGCAAGGACAGAACAGATGTATTCACAGAAACAGGAGACATCTTTGTCTAGTAGCCAGTACAGCATCAACTTTCAGCAGGGACCTTCTGTGTCACTGCATTCAGGATTACATCACAGACCTGACAAAATTTCTGATCATTCTTCTATTAAGCAAGAATATACTCATAAAGCAGGGAGCAGTAAACACCATGGGCCAATTTCTGCTACTCCTGGAGTAATTCCTCAGAAAATGTCTTTagataaatatagagaaaaacgTAAGCTAGAAACTCTTGATCTGGATGTAAGAGATCATTATATAGCTGCCCAGGTAGAACAGCAACACAAACACGTGCAGTCACAGGCAGCCAGCAGCAGTTCTGTAACTTCtcccattaaaatgaaaattcccaTCACAAATACTGAAAAACCTGAAAAATACATGGCAGATAAGAAGGAAAAGAGTGGATCGCTGAAATTACGGATTCCAATACCCCCCACTGATAAAAGTGCCAGtaaagaagaactgaaaatgaagataaaagtcTCTTCCTCAGAAAGACACAGCTCTTCCGATGAAAGCAGTGGGAAGAGCAAGCATTCCAGCCCACACATTAGCAGAGACCATAAGGAGAAGCACAAGGAGCATCCCTCCAACCGCCACCACCCCAGCAGCCACAAGCATTCCCACTCACatagtggcagcagcagtggtggcagcaaACACAGTGCTGATGGAATACCACCCACTGTTCTGAGGAGTCCTGTTGGCCTGAGCAGTGATGGCATTTCTTCTAGTTCCAGCTCTTCAAGGAAGAAGCTGCATATCAATGATGCATCTCACAACCACCACTCCAAAATGAGCAAAAGTTCCAAAAGTTCAGGTAGTTCATCtagttcttcctcctctgttaaGCAGTATATATCCTCTCACAACTCTGTTTTTAACCATCCCttaccccctcctccccctgtcACATACCAGGTGGGCTACGGACATCTCAGCACCCTCGTGAAACTGGACAAGAAGCCAGTGGAGACCAACGGTCCTGATGTCAATCACGAGTACAGTACAAACAGCCAGCATATGGACTACAAAGACACATTCGACATGCTGGACTCGCTGTTAAGTGCCCAAGGAATGAACATGTAA
- the CCNT2 gene encoding cyclin-T2 isoform X3, whose product MASGRGASSRWFFTREQLENTPSRRCGVEADKELSYRQQAANLIQDMGQRLNVSQLTINTAIVYMHRFYMHHSFTKFNRNIISPTALFLAAKVEEQARKLEHVIKVAHACLHPLEPLLDTKCDAYLQQTQELVLLETIMLQTLGFEITIEHPHTDVVKCTQLVRASKDLAQTSYFMATNSLHLTTFCLQYKPTVIACVCIHLACKWSNWEIPVSTDGKHWWEYVDPTVTLELLDELTHEFLQILEKTPSRLKRIRNWRANQAAKKPKVDGQVSETPLLGSSLVQNSILVDSVTGVPTNPSFQKPSTSAFPAPVPLNSGNISVQDSHTSDNLSMLATGIPSTSYGLSSHQEWPQHQESARTEQMYSQKQETSLSSSQYSINFQQGPSVSLHSGLHHRPDKISDHSSIKQEYTHKAGSSKHHGPISATPGVIPQKMSLDKYREKRKLETLDLDVRDHYIAAQVEQQHKHVQSQAASSSSVTSPIKMKIPITNTEKPEKYMADKKEKSGSLKLRIPIPPTDKSASKEELKMKIKVSSSERHSSSDESSGKSKHSSPHISRDHKEKHKEHPSNRHHPSSHKHSHSHSGSSSGGSKHSADGIPPTVLRSPVGLSSDGISSSSSSSRKKLHINDASHNHHSKMSKSSKSSGGLRTSQHPRETGQEASGDQRS is encoded by the exons ATGGCGTCGGGCCGTGGAGCTTCTTCTCGCTGGTTCTTTACTCGGGAACAGCTGGAGAACACGCCGAGCCGCCGCTGCGGAGTAGAGGCGGATAAAGAGCTCTCGTACCGCCAGCAGGCGGCCAACCTCATCCAGGACATGGGACAACGTCTCAATGT CTCTCAGCTTACAATAAACACTGCAATTGTTTATATGCACAGATTTTATATGCACCATTCTTTCACCAAATTCAATAGAAAT ATAATATCACCTACTGCATTATTTTTGGCTGCAAAAGTGGAAGAACAGGCTCGAAAACTTGAACATGTTATCAAAGTAGCACATGCTTGTCTTCATCCCCTAGAGCCACTGCTGGATACTAAATGTGAT GCTTACCTTCAACAGACTCAAGAACTGGTTTTACTTGAAACCATAATGCTACAAACcctag GTTTTGAGATCACCATTGAACACCCACACACAGATGTGGTGAAATGTACCCAGTTAGTAAGAG caAGCAAGGATTTGGCACAGACATCCTATTTCATGGCTACCAACAG TCTACATCTTACAACCTTCTGTCTTCAGTACAAACCAACAGTGATAGCATGTGTATGCATTCATTTGGCTTGCAAATGGTCCAATTGGGAGATTCCTGTGTCAACTGATGGAAAACATTGGTGGGAATATGTGGATCCTACAGTTACTCTAGAATTACTAGATG agttaaCACATGAGTTTCTACAAATATTGGAGAAAACGCCTAGTAGGTTGAAGAGGATTCGAAACTGGAGG gCTAATCAGGCGGCCAAGAAACCAAAAGTAGATGGACAAGTATCAGAAACGCCACTTCTTGGTTCATCTTTGGTCCAGAATTCCATTTTAGTAGATAGTGTTACTGGTGTGCCTACAAACCCAAGTTTTCAGAAACCATCTACATCAGCATTCCCTGCACCAGTACCTCTcaattcaggaaatatttctgttcaagacagccatacatctgataaTTTGTCAATGCTAGCAACAGGAATACCAAGTACCTCATATGGTTTGTCATCACACCAAGAATGGCCTCAACACCAAGAATCAGCAAGGACAGAACAGATGTATTCACAGAAACAGGAGACATCTTTGTCTAGTAGCCAGTACAGCATCAACTTTCAGCAGGGACCTTCTGTGTCACTGCATTCAGGATTACATCACAGACCTGACAAAATTTCTGATCATTCTTCTATTAAGCAAGAATATACTCATAAAGCAGGGAGCAGTAAACACCATGGGCCAATTTCTGCTACTCCTGGAGTAATTCCTCAGAAAATGTCTTTagataaatatagagaaaaacgTAAGCTAGAAACTCTTGATCTGGATGTAAGAGATCATTATATAGCTGCCCAGGTAGAACAGCAACACAAACACGTGCAGTCACAGGCAGCCAGCAGCAGTTCTGTAACTTCtcccattaaaatgaaaattcccaTCACAAATACTGAAAAACCTGAAAAATACATGGCAGATAAGAAGGAAAAGAGTGGATCGCTGAAATTACGGATTCCAATACCCCCCACTGATAAAAGTGCCAGtaaagaagaactgaaaatgaagataaaagtcTCTTCCTCAGAAAGACACAGCTCTTCCGATGAAAGCAGTGGGAAGAGCAAGCATTCCAGCCCACACATTAGCAGAGACCATAAGGAGAAGCACAAGGAGCATCCCTCCAACCGCCACCACCCCAGCAGCCACAAGCATTCCCACTCACatagtggcagcagcagtggtggcagcaaACACAGTGCTGATGGAATACCACCCACTGTTCTGAGGAGTCCTGTTGGCCTGAGCAGTGATGGCATTTCTTCTAGTTCCAGCTCTTCAAGGAAGAAGCTGCATATCAATGATGCATCTCACAACCACCACTCCAAAATGAGCAAAAGTTCCAAAAGTTCAG GTGGGCTACGGACATCTCAGCACCCTCGTGAAACTGGACAAGAAGCCAGTGGAGACCAACGGTCCTGA
- the CCNT2 gene encoding cyclin-T2 isoform X1, producing MASGRGASSRWFFTREQLENTPSRRCGVEADKELSYRQQAANLIQDMGQRLNVSQLTINTAIVYMHRFYMHHSFTKFNRNIISPTALFLAAKVEEQARKLEHVIKVAHACLHPLEPLLDTKCDAYLQQTQELVLLETIMLQTLGFEITIEHPHTDVVKCTQLVRASKDLAQTSYFMATNSLHLTTFCLQYKPTVIACVCIHLACKWSNWEIPVSTDGKHWWEYVDPTVTLELLDELTHEFLQILEKTPSRLKRIRNWRANQAAKKPKVDGQVSETPLLGSSLVQNSILVDSVTGVPTNPSFQKPSTSAFPAPVPLNSGNISVQDSHTSDNLSMLATGIPSTSYGLSSHQEWPQHQESARTEQMYSQKQETSLSSSQYSINFQQGPSVSLHSGLHHRPDKISDHSSIKQEYTHKAGSSKHHGPISATPGVIPQKMSLDKYREKRKLETLDLDVRDHYIAAQVEQQHKHVQSQAASSSSVTSPIKMKIPITNTEKPEKYMADKKEKSGSLKLRIPIPPTDKSASKEELKMKIKVSSSERHSSSDESSGKSKHSSPHISRDHKEKHKEHPSNRHHPSSHKHSHSHSGSSSGGSKHSADGIPPTVLRSPVGLSSDGISSSSSSSRKKLHINDASHNHHSKMSKSSKSSGSSSSSSSSVKQYISSHNSVFNHPLPPPPPVTYQVGYGHLSTLVKLDKKPVETNGPDVNHEYSTNSQHMDYKDTFDMLDSLLSAQGMNM from the exons ATGGCGTCGGGCCGTGGAGCTTCTTCTCGCTGGTTCTTTACTCGGGAACAGCTGGAGAACACGCCGAGCCGCCGCTGCGGAGTAGAGGCGGATAAAGAGCTCTCGTACCGCCAGCAGGCGGCCAACCTCATCCAGGACATGGGACAACGTCTCAATGT CTCTCAGCTTACAATAAACACTGCAATTGTTTATATGCACAGATTTTATATGCACCATTCTTTCACCAAATTCAATAGAAAT ATAATATCACCTACTGCATTATTTTTGGCTGCAAAAGTGGAAGAACAGGCTCGAAAACTTGAACATGTTATCAAAGTAGCACATGCTTGTCTTCATCCCCTAGAGCCACTGCTGGATACTAAATGTGAT GCTTACCTTCAACAGACTCAAGAACTGGTTTTACTTGAAACCATAATGCTACAAACcctag GTTTTGAGATCACCATTGAACACCCACACACAGATGTGGTGAAATGTACCCAGTTAGTAAGAG caAGCAAGGATTTGGCACAGACATCCTATTTCATGGCTACCAACAG TCTACATCTTACAACCTTCTGTCTTCAGTACAAACCAACAGTGATAGCATGTGTATGCATTCATTTGGCTTGCAAATGGTCCAATTGGGAGATTCCTGTGTCAACTGATGGAAAACATTGGTGGGAATATGTGGATCCTACAGTTACTCTAGAATTACTAGATG agttaaCACATGAGTTTCTACAAATATTGGAGAAAACGCCTAGTAGGTTGAAGAGGATTCGAAACTGGAGG gCTAATCAGGCGGCCAAGAAACCAAAAGTAGATGGACAAGTATCAGAAACGCCACTTCTTGGTTCATCTTTGGTCCAGAATTCCATTTTAGTAGATAGTGTTACTGGTGTGCCTACAAACCCAAGTTTTCAGAAACCATCTACATCAGCATTCCCTGCACCAGTACCTCTcaattcaggaaatatttctgttcaagacagccatacatctgataaTTTGTCAATGCTAGCAACAGGAATACCAAGTACCTCATATGGTTTGTCATCACACCAAGAATGGCCTCAACACCAAGAATCAGCAAGGACAGAACAGATGTATTCACAGAAACAGGAGACATCTTTGTCTAGTAGCCAGTACAGCATCAACTTTCAGCAGGGACCTTCTGTGTCACTGCATTCAGGATTACATCACAGACCTGACAAAATTTCTGATCATTCTTCTATTAAGCAAGAATATACTCATAAAGCAGGGAGCAGTAAACACCATGGGCCAATTTCTGCTACTCCTGGAGTAATTCCTCAGAAAATGTCTTTagataaatatagagaaaaacgTAAGCTAGAAACTCTTGATCTGGATGTAAGAGATCATTATATAGCTGCCCAGGTAGAACAGCAACACAAACACGTGCAGTCACAGGCAGCCAGCAGCAGTTCTGTAACTTCtcccattaaaatgaaaattcccaTCACAAATACTGAAAAACCTGAAAAATACATGGCAGATAAGAAGGAAAAGAGTGGATCGCTGAAATTACGGATTCCAATACCCCCCACTGATAAAAGTGCCAGtaaagaagaactgaaaatgaagataaaagtcTCTTCCTCAGAAAGACACAGCTCTTCCGATGAAAGCAGTGGGAAGAGCAAGCATTCCAGCCCACACATTAGCAGAGACCATAAGGAGAAGCACAAGGAGCATCCCTCCAACCGCCACCACCCCAGCAGCCACAAGCATTCCCACTCACatagtggcagcagcagtggtggcagcaaACACAGTGCTGATGGAATACCACCCACTGTTCTGAGGAGTCCTGTTGGCCTGAGCAGTGATGGCATTTCTTCTAGTTCCAGCTCTTCAAGGAAGAAGCTGCATATCAATGATGCATCTCACAACCACCACTCCAAAATGAGCAAAAGTTCCAAAAGTTCAGGTAGTTCATCtagttcttcctcctctgttaaGCAGTATATATCCTCTCACAACTCTGTTTTTAACCATCCCttaccccctcctccccctgtcACATACCAGGTGGGCTACGGACATCTCAGCACCCTCGTGAAACTGGACAAGAAGCCAGTGGAGACCAACGGTCCTGATGTCAATCACGAGTACAGTACAAACAGCCAGCATATGGACTACAAAGACACATTCGACATGCTGGACTCGCTGTTAAGTGCCCAAGGAATGAACATGTAA